In Hermetia illucens chromosome 5, iHerIll2.2.curated.20191125, whole genome shotgun sequence, a single window of DNA contains:
- the LOC119657233 gene encoding uncharacterized protein LOC119657233, with protein MFFKCVIRKLLRRTLPSKFKPKTIIKFIRNDISDNLAEGYLPEEKKYAITDVSRTIYYDCLPNVTMHDAISSAQMYHSGNVNKSPVKNIEGARPYRIRQCPNVRRTPFQMSKLEGSRAKVIPYRWKFNAGQLSPYQAGRRTSKIMSKIADITQKPKRIKLDNAAINIPLRQRSALIDSSYIGNWGQNRRRESYISPRHNVVHVGENGKRVDLNRLEMQSTQSLSAAAMGSKSTNLSSHSNGYIYDPYESDQGTRWASVPHFRDLHNEGYESPTISSLVANKQLTNPYSNKNKVKNNSLLHRKGNLMDEGYDKNWTEDSSSGSDSMYRTIFNPQENISAPSLQKDLKLKNNYSGDYMSHSLAYSHLNLSNPPCAGDTNSTQSFESDMSSDSSVRDSINASGNEDVNGDFGMLRSLKVWSYPKEFLESFNWVLPKSSGHKVVTSLKDYN; from the exons ATGTTTTTCAAATGCGTGATCAGAAAGTTGCTGAGAAGGACTCTACCTTCGAAATTCAAGCCGAAAACGATTATAAAATTT ATTCGGAATGATATTTCGGACAATCTAGCGGAAGGTTATTtacctgaagaaaaaaaatatgcaattACCGATGTTAGTAGAACGATTTATTATGATTGTCTGCCAAATGTAACGATGCACGATGCAATCTCATCGGCTCAAATGTACCACTCGGGAAATGTGAACAAATCACCGGTAAAGAACATTGAGGGAGCGCGACCTTATCGCATAAGGCAGTGTCCAAATGTTAGAAGGACTCCATTCCAAATGTCAAAGTTAGAAGGTAGCAGGGCAAAAGTTATACCGTATCGTTGGAAGTTTAACGCGGGTCAGTTGTCACCTTATCAAGCTGGGCGGCGCACTAGTAAAATTATGTCCAAAATTGCTGATATCACACAAAAACCAAAACGGATTAAATTGGACAATGCTGCCATTAACATTCCCTTACGACAACGATCTGCATTGATTGATTCGAGTTATATTGGAAACTGGGGACAGAATCGCAGGCGAGAGTCATACATTTCCCCCCGACATAATGTAGTGCATGTGGGAGAAAATGGCAAGAGGGTGGACTTGAACCGATTAGAAATGCAGTCAACACAATCTTTGTCTGCAGCTGCGATGGGTTCTAAATCGACGAATCTTAGTAGTCATTCGAATGGATATATTTATGATCCCTACGAAAGTGATCAGGGTACAAGATGGGCTTCGGTACCACATTTTAGGGACCTTCACAATGAAGGTTATGAGTCTCCTACCATCTCATCATTGGTTGCAAATAAACAGCTTACTAACCCCTATTCTAACAAAAACAAGGTGAAAAATAATTCGTTACTACATAGAAAAGGCAACCTAATGGATGAAGGATATGATAAGAATTGGACAGAGGATTCCAGTTCTGGATCTGACTCAATGTACCGCACGATATTTAATCCTCAAGAGAACATTAGCGCTCCTTCCCTACAAAAAGatcttaaattaaaaaataattactCGGGAGATTACATGAGCCATTCTTTGGCTTATTCACATCTAAATCTGAGCAATCCACCTTGTGCAGGAGACACAAATTCTACTCAATCTTTCGAGTCAGATATGAGCTCAGATTCCAGCGTTCGTGATTCTATAAATGCGTCTGGTAACGAAGACGTAAATGGAGATTTCGGGATGTTAAGGAGTTTGAAGGTTTGGTCCTATCCAAAGGAATTTCTAGAATCTTTCAACTGGGTTTTGCCAAAATCAAGTGGTCATAAAGTTGTTACAAGCCTAAAGGACTACAATTAG